atgcatgtttaggttattattatgtttatgggtttatgtatgtttatgaacaatgtggttgcttgatgtgttgtagttggggtttaagatagtttgaagcccctaggagcttgtatgcttgagtatgcatgttgtagatcaggtttatgcatgtttgaaaggtttgggaggcttttgtgcatgaagaaccgagtttctgcccttttggcagaaaccaggttcggcagccgaaggactttcggccgctgaacctgcctgggaggcaagcctttcggctgccgaaccctgcccccgaaagaggactttcgtctctggagggcagtttcggccgctgaaagtgccgccgaacatgcatgagtttcgtctctgtctgggactttcggccgccgaaggtgccgccaaacctgcctgactttcggctctggagggactttcggccgccgaacctgccgccgaaagtgccctgttcagccttcctttgcatgctttccatggaggttttgaggtgtttttagggggtttttggggagtagtttagagttatgttcatgtatgtttggtccctcatttgagtccacctgtgtaggttcggacccgaggaaccgaggaccccagcagtgaattcagctgcttctgtgtctgtcagaactagccagaggtgagtggaataactctttatgctttaaaataaataaatcagttttagcatgattcacgcatcatgaatgccatgagatataatagggtgtttgcattagaactcacgaatatgttgcattgcataatatgttgatgatgtggatgaatgttgaatgatcctttagtcctcgtatgttacgatatgatgatgatacggtacgaaagaccagtgaggcccattctacgcccctggcacagttagactgttatgttatgttatgttatgtaagagaaagactagtgaggcccattctacgcccctggcacagttggaccatgtagaggactattggtgacaaattcatccttgatgtgatatgactgtgatgtgatgcattccatattatcatatgttttaaatgttttattattctgctcactgggctttatagctcacccctctcccttaacccccaggttcgcaggtacagggtagaccaggaggtcagtaagagtaatgaagtcctggttatgtaatagctagtgtggacatgataaatgaatatgatgttatgtaaaagtacagtatagacatgtaatgtaatgatgtttatggatgttagaggtgtgcttgaccatagaatgttgttatcccttttaatacatgatcttagatgttttacgatgtttatgtaaaccaactcaatgcatgttatgccacccattggggcactgatgagatcccacagagggatcaatgcttatgattatgttatgtatagtgcatgcacaggttgagtttggtgtatgagagaatgaatgaaagaaaagttttaatttttatatatgttgttgatcatgtatgggattaaacaggttcacaggatgtatgtttggcttgctatgggtcccggcggccttaagccgatttggatcctagcgccggtagcggtccgatttccgggtcgttacaaatacaCCTTGTGTGAACTCATTTTCTTGTGACCTGGTTGAGCAACAATTATGTGCTTTTATTTTGGAACATGAGCTATACAACCCTAAAGCTGATATTTCACCAGGTCCACGATCATTCTAGATGATCATGCTTCAAGATGGTGGTTCCTTCAtccatttaattaaaaaataaatggaaagaTACATAGCTTTTCGTATTGTTCCCATAGATGGCTCCAATGATTGGTGACTATAGACAACCACTCTGATATTTAAGTTAGTAAATAATACTTTGACTTAAGAtattaaagagaaataaattgatCAGGAAGAAGGACCTACCTCCTTATGATAGTATGGTACCTTTTATATAGACTTTAGATATAGTTAGTTCCTATTATAGAGGATAAGATTGAGAATCCCAAAAGATAGGGGGTTGTAATCTTTGACTcgtatttttatgttttctggaTGAGTCTCTTAATTGCTCATCTATAGCTGAATGAGTTATGCTGAATGAAGAGTCATTATGAGTAAGACTTACTATTGACTCATTAATGACTAGACGAGTCTCACAATTGACTCATCCATGATCGAGTGGATGAGCCATTATGGATGAGTCTTATTGTTAACTCATCCATGACTGGACGAGTCTTATAATTAACTCATCCATGACTGGACGAGTCTTATAATTAACTCATTTATGATCGAATAGATAAGTCATTACCACAACTGGGCGAGTCTCACAATTAACTCATCCATGGGTAGGATGAGTCTTATAGTTGATTCATCTATGAGTGGGTGGATAATGCATTATGGATGAGTCTTATGGTTGACTCATCCATAACTAAGTGAGTCTTATGGTTGACTCATCCATAACTAAGTGAGTCTTCCAATTGACTCATCTATGGCAAGACGAGTCTTACAATTACTCATATATGGCAGAATGAGCCTTATTATTGATCCATCTATGACTAAGTGACTCTTCCAATTAACTCATCCATGGCGGGATGAACCTCACTATTGACCCATCTATGACTACGTGAGCCTTACTGTTGACTCATCCATGACTGGTTAAGCCTTATAGTTGACTCATCCATAACTAGATGAGTCTTACGGATGACTCATCTATGGCTAGATGAACCATTTTGAAATGATGTTACAACATTAAAGTtccaacatcatcatcatcttattattattattatcaggtAATTTTGTTGCAAAGCTATTTAAGAGAATTCAATGAAAATATAGAGTGAGATATTGATCTTTATATCTAAATTCAGTGGATTTAGATGATATATTAAATACAATCACGTGTCattgtttaattaattattagctTTAAAGCATTGCATTTAATTAGATGCAATGAATAAGCAGTTTTAATGACACCTTCACATCCAATAGGGCAGTGTCTTATCGAGGCAGTCGAAAGCAAAAGCATTATCATAAGAAGCAGGAGACAAGAACACAACAATGGAAGCTAAATCAAGCATCAAGCCAAGTGATATCCATAAATCCATATATGTTATCACTTTCTTTAACACCTAAACCTTTCCAAACTGTCTTAGAGGTATCAACAATATTATTTGGACATGGCGACTGGTAGTCATAATCACTATCACATCCTGCAGTTGAGTCACACTCATCCACTACCATAGCTTTCACACTCGTTCTGGTTCCACGAATGGTAATGTAATTGTGACACCTCTTCTTGTTATTGAACCACCCAGTTGATAACGCCACCACTGGTGTGTTGTCGCTGTGGTACTTCCCATAACATTTCGACAGTGCACCGCCTTCGCCACCTTCCTCAAAATTGTTGGTAGTCAAAGTAGCCTTTGTATGCTTAGATACAGGAGCTTAGCACTTGTAGATGATATAATACTTACCTGCCTTACAGCACTCAGAATCATTATTTTAGTTGCATTCACCCTTTGAACTAATTCGACTAGTGCTGGATATActgataaaatttattacatttttttaaactaattGGATTCTTGAaaaatgtataattaaaaaaagcagTCACAAATTCTGAGAACTTAATTTTCTGAGGatagcaaaaataaaataaaattataccttattaatttttaaaaaataattataaagataTTTATTTGTAGCAGCGATCAATATTtcatttaaatcgaaaaaattgatcgaatcaaattaatttagaaatttagtttaatttttattttttaatttgatttttatttttaaaaaatttaattatttcgatttaattcaattttaataaaaaaattaataaaattaaatcgaaccgattaatttaaatagtatattttttaataatatagaaaatttaaatcatgattaaaattaaaatattttaattaaattttaaaatattaaaaataaaatgtaaaatataaaaaattcactaaaaaatccaatcgatcaaatcaaattaaataaaatcaatttgatttaagtCAATTTCTacttaaaatcaattcgattcaatttttataaatattaaaattttaaattttaatttattcaattcaattcaattttattttaatcaaattgatAAAATGTTCACAGCTATTTATTTGCACATAatctaacttttaaatttttataattataattatttaaaattataaagtgtcattttatatgttataaaattctaaaaatacaaagttataaaatttttaggGGGGTTTCGCCTTctgttttgtaaaaaataatttatatttggtttcaataaaataacttacttttattatttaattttactttcaaaagtaaaatatattaataaatttataaagatagattgtaataaaatttttaaaatatagaaatagttttttttttaaataattaaatttttttattaattaaaatttctcattgttctaaatataaaaaaatattaaaaaatattttattaaaaaatattttctgtaaaataataattgagtaattttttaatactaatcaagtaattgattagattttacatattatataaattaaataataataattttttaattttttttattataatccgACCACGGTTTATCTATATGATCTAAAtcaatgattttataaaaaaaaaaaactaaaacaaTGATTCGTAGGAGGAACTGCAGGGGATTGTTGGGAACTGGAAGGCCCAATTTTCTATTCATTTGGCCCGTTTTGAAACTTTACAAATTGTAGGAAATGCACTTGAGAGACAATGGCGTTGTCCTCTCTTTCCAACGCGCAGTAGATAAGCTTTTGTAATAGCTTACACTGAGCCAGACACCAGATATCAACTTTCGCGATCAGTAGCTACTAGCTATAAGCCTATTAACGAGAGAGAAACGCTGAGCGTGGAGAAGATGAAGCTGAAAGTATATGCAGATCGAATGTCCCAGCCTTCACGGGCAGTTATCATCTTTTGCAAgtaattttcattttcaattcATTATTCTTTTGCTCGATTCCGTTTAAAATGGATTCTGTTTTTCATAGTATTTTTCAATTGGGTATTTATCAACAGGGTAAACGAGATAGACTTTGAGGAGGTCAGAATAGACTTAAGCAAGCGTCAGCAGTTTTCTCCTGAATTCAAaggtttcttctttcttctttgttttttattaatttcttgcCTTCATTTTAGGGTTTAGTTTTAATTCTGTCACAGTTATTTTTTGCATTAACATTGACgtgatgaataatataaattacttCCTCAAGTAATTTTGAATTAGAGATACTCTTTTAATTTGGAAAAAAAGAACATAAGAAAACAAAAATTGGTGGGATTAAAGCTATAGCAATCGGTTTTCAGATGAAATCCTCTTTATTTCTGTATAAGCATTGTTAAGGAATCATGTCATCCGTCTGACATGGAATGGAGAGATTAGTGTCATTAaagaaatgaatttaaattggCAATTGCTTTTTCACCATGGGCAAAGAAAGCAGTCGCTGCTTGtaattcctttttctttttctttccttttttttttaatattgtgaTTTCAGAAATAAATCCTATGGGAAAAGTGCCAGCTATAGTTGATGGAAGATTCAAACTGTTTGAAAGGTTTTTAAAAAcgctctctctttctctctctgagTTATGAAACTATATTATCCCTGTTTCtctcttaaaaattttattattactttttttgCAGTCATGCAATCCTTATCTATCTTGCTTGTGTGTTTCCTGGTGTTGCTGATCATTGGTAAGTATAGATGCTTAGCTGTTGTAATTAAATTTCTGTTCATTTATTTATATGGCTTTAACAGGTTAAATATGTGAAGTACCTTCGCTGGAAACAGGATTAAATACTATTGAAATGAATATGATGTCTAGTGTCTGTTGGCCTTTGTATCTGAAACATATGTAAGCAAGGACCACTGCTAGCATCAATAAGGTCACCCAACAAAATTCTCGATCTGTTATCTTTTGTTTCTCTGAGAAATGGCAATCTCAGTTGTATAGTGTGCCTCTTTTTTCTAAAACTGATGGGTCTGATAAATCAGATACCTTTAGATAATCAATttgcttgcttgcttgtttTCCTGTAGTGTTGGACCTGTTGCTGACTTTATGTGTAGTATATGTATGCTTCCAGTTGAAGGATATTTAATCTGATACCTGTGTTATATATAGCAGCTTGATTCCTAACAGTATCCTGTTCACATTTCAAGGTATCCTGCTGATCTTTTCAAGAGAGTTAAGATCCAATCTGTGTTGGATTGGCACCACACTAACTTACGCCAGGGAGCAGGTGCTTCATAGTTAATTTGATCTTAAACCATTTGTTGGGAACATATATTACTGTGTTTTTTGGGTTTCTTAACATGCTTGTAACTCAGAAGCATTCTCAAATAAGCTGGTAGTTGTGCATGGATTCTGGTTGCATGCTTTTGCCGTTGCTTtgcattttgaagattttatttgaCTTTCTTCTCTGTGTAAGCTAGGAATGAGAGTATATAAGCAGAAATTAATCGATAAGTTGTGTATTAGGCATTGTGTTTTCCCCCCTATTTTTGCATATTGCATATTTCTTTTGTCTTTCCTCTGTGTTGTAAGCTAGGAGCCGAGAGTATTTTTGCAGAAATTAACCTCTGACTTCTGTATTGATGCATTCTGTTTTCACCAGCTGGCTTGCTTTTTGAAGATCTTATTTGTCTCTTGTCTGTGCTTATAAGTGAAGAGCTGAAAGCAAAGTTTGCATAAACTAATTACCAATTTCTGTTAACTATCAGAATGTACATAATCATAATTGCTTATGACAGCTTATTTGCTTGATGAATCATTTCATTGTAGgagaatccttttttttttttggttgccaaataaaaattaatggccTCATGGATGCCCTTTTATTTGTGGTCCTTCCATTCAAAAGATCCTCCCTCCCTTTTTTTCCCTCATCACCCCCGTGGACAAGAATCTGTGTCGAGTCATTTACAATGTGACTGCTGGTAGTTCTTCCGATTTTCATGGATATCTTaacccataattttttttttgggtggcGGTATTGTTATTGTATTGATTTTGTTAACTGGGTTCACACTTTCTAATGGGCTGATGCTGCATCTTTAGCTAAATATGTATTGCATACTACATTGGCACCTGCATTTGGCCTACCCTTGAATCCACAAGCTGCTGCTGAAGCTGAGAAAGTTCTCTCTTCATCCCTATCAAAGATGGAATCCTTTTGGCTCAAGGGGAGTGGTCGATTTTTGCTAGGTGGCAATCAACCATCTATAGCAGATCTAAGCCTTGTCTGTGAAATAATGCAGCTGGAGGTATGCAGATAAAACccagttttctttcttttttattttctgttaatACTAAGATAATCGGAGAGAAGTTCTCGCTATTGATGCATGTGTGGGGGAGAAAGAGAGTTCTAGTTAGCTTGCATATCAATGAGATTTCATTTTCCAAACAGACAAAATGAGGTTTGTGTGTTTCTGATTTTCTACGTCAGCTGCAAGCTTTTACATTGATTTTCTGATGAATGTTTAGATTATTTAACATGGGTAATATGTTTAATCA
The Manihot esculenta cultivar AM560-2 chromosome 1, M.esculenta_v8, whole genome shotgun sequence genome window above contains:
- the LOC110609175 gene encoding kiwellin-1-like; its protein translation is MILSAVRQATLTTNNFEEGGEGGALSKCYGKYHSDNTPVVALSTGWFNNKKRCHNYITIRGTRTSVKAMVVDECDSTAGCDSDYDYQSPCPNNIVDTSKTVWKGLGVKESDNIYGFMDITWLDA
- the LOC110627718 gene encoding glutathione S-transferase T1, translating into MKLKVYADRMSQPSRAVIIFCKVNEIDFEEVRIDLSKRQQFSPEFKEINPMGKVPAIVDGRFKLFESHAILIYLACVFPGVADHWYPADLFKRVKIQSVLDWHHTNLRQGAAKYVLHTTLAPAFGLPLNPQAAAEAEKVLSSSLSKMESFWLKGSGRFLLGGNQPSIADLSLVCEIMQLEVLDENDRSRILAPYKKVQQWIEDTRQATRPHFDEVHKILFKAKARLQKQRSMAKSSETQSSLKTTLPSKL